One genomic window of Etheostoma spectabile isolate EspeVRDwgs_2016 chromosome 5, UIUC_Espe_1.0, whole genome shotgun sequence includes the following:
- the ulk1a gene encoding serine/threonine-protein kinase ULK1a isoform X1, whose translation MESVGKFEFNRKDLIGHGAFAVVFKGRHKEKRDWVVAVKCINKKNLAKSQSLLGKEIKILKELKHENIVRLLDYQEMGGCVYLVMEYCNGGDLAEYLHSKGTLSEDTIRVFLQQIGQAMKVLQSKGILHRDLKPQNILLCHPEGRRSSPINTCLKIADFGFARHLQTNTMAATLCGSPMYMAPEVIMSQNYDAKADLWSIGTIVYQCLTGKAPFYASTPQELRLFYESNRTLLPSIPKETSSNLRHLLLGLLQRNYKERIGFDEFFHHPFLETKSSTKKCSPATVVPFPSSGSVSSSSSSSTSHLASPQHSDGEMHRAPPKAQYFPTLDTPGFLLKDVANEDSRNTSTYTEDYVMVPAQFLSECTCDVEVGSPIESCLIYSGSSLVAERGLRNAGKTPPPSPLLHSPSKPVSKPVEIVRKCSPSAPIPVPTQIQNYQRIEQNLQPVGMQGSTRVTLCCASSTSPQCGGCRAPSPGFVLNSPGVGGARPLQSSPLVGITPKTSEQILPLSTRTGRLAGSPDMQDTSSPKGVNSRMPNRRRTVLDLQSLDPCPASQTHLSRKSANDSGPFKRSRSLSAGKLSDMLLKAAFGAHLFEEGSNESLNCEKIMDMAAPPTGCHKGFQYSDSPPPTIFTMVSLSRGNTPPDTTRMFSGSPSYINSAWLLNSRLLREGSRRNSETEAMDATPHSSLVFHPPDLPEDTLMEQAHTDALSDLRFTLAFVLCVMELASSKDSALDSISSPDVSFLEQSLVTDQISLLSKEWSYAEQLVLYMKAEEFLSSALHNAKETIKQGQLLPSATVKQVLRKLNELYKSCVMYCRTLNHRLQTFLLDKQKLMDRFNGLTAEKLIYSHTVHMVQCAALDEMFHYGTASVQRYHKALLLMEGLSRIITEQKDIDSIDKCKQCIERRLSALQS comes from the exons atGGAGTCTGTTGGGAAGTTTGAGTTCAACAGGAAAGACCTGATTGGTCACGGCGCCTTTGCAGTTGTGTTCAAAGGCAGACATAAAGAG aAACGTGACTGGGTAGTTGCTGTAAAATGTATCAACAAGAAAAACTTGGCCAAATCTCAGTCTCTTCTTGGTAAAGAAATCAAAATATTGAAG GAActcaaacatgaaaacattgtCAGACTACTTGACTATCAG GAAATGGGAGGATGTGTGTATCTCGTCATGGAG TACTGCAATGGAGGCGACCTGGCAGAGTACCTTCACT CTAAGGGCACATTAAGTGAGGACACCATCCGAGTATTCCTGCAGCAGATCGGTCAGGCCATGAAGGTCCTGCAGAGCAAAGGCATCCTCCACAGAGACCTCAAACCCCAGAACATTTTGCTCTGCCACCCAGAGGGGCGCAGGTCCAGCCCCATCAATACATGCCTTAAGATAG CTGACTTTGGGTTTGCACGTCATCTCCAGACAAACACTATGGCGGCCACGCTGTGTGGCTCTCCTATGTACATG GCTCCTGAGGTCATCATGTCCCAAAACTATGATGCCAAGGCTGATCTGTGGAGCATAGGTACTATTGTCTACCAGTGTCTGACTGGAAAGGCACCATTTTAC gcCAGCACCCCGCAAGAGCTCCGTTTGTTTTATGAAAGCAACAGGACCCTCCTACCCAG CATCCCAAAGGAGACTTCTAGCAACCTAAGACACCTGCTGTTGGGGCTGCTGCAGAGAAATTACAAAGAACGGATTGGCTTTG ATGAGTTTTTTCACCATCCTTTCTTGGAGACGAAGTCatccacaaagaaat GCTCTCCAGCTACCGTGGTCCCCTTCCCCAGTTCAGGCTCGGTCAGTTCCTCTAGCAGCTCCTCCACATCCCATCTGGCCTCTCCTCAA CATTCCGATGGAGAAATGCACCGAGCTCCGCCCAAAGCGCAGTATTTCCCTACACTGGACACCCCCGGCTTCCTGCTGAAAGATGTAGCCAATGAAGACAGTAGGAATACCTCAACTTACACAGAGGACTATGTCATGGTGCCTGCCCAGTTTCTAA GCGAGTGCACATGTGATGTCGAAGTTGGGTCACCCATTGAGAGTTGCCTCATATACAGTGG GAGCTCACTAGTGGCTGAAAGAGGACTCAGAAATGCAGGAAAGACTCCTCCACCCTCGCCCCTTCTACACTCTCCTTCCAAGCCTGTTAG CAAGCCTGTTGAAATCGTTCGTAAATGCAGCCCCTCAGCACCCATTCCTGTCCCAACTCAAATCCAAAACTACCAGCGTATTGAACAGAACCTGCAACCTGTCGGCATGCAAGGCTCCACCAG GGTCACACTCTGCTGTGCTAGCAGCACCTCCCCACAATGTGGAGGCTGTAGAGCTCCAAGTCCAGGTTTTGTCCTCAACTCCCCAGGGGTTGGAGGAGCCCGACCCCTGCAGTCCTCCCCACTAG TGGGAATTACCCCAAAGACCTCAGAGCAGATTCTCCCGCTCAGCACAAGAACTGGACGGCTCGCTGGCTCTCCTGACATGCAGGACACCTCCAGTCCCAAG GGGGTTAATTCAAGAATGCCAAACCGAAGGAGGACAGTCCTAGACCTGCAATCCCTTGACCCATGTCCTGCTTCCCAGACCCACCTCAGCAGGAAATCAGCCAATGACAGTGGGCCTTTTAAAAG GTCCAGATCACTGAGTGCAGGCAAGCTGTCTGACATGCTACTGAAGGCGGCCTTTGGAGCTCacctttttgaagagggaagCAACGAGAGCCTCAACTGTGAGAAAATCATGGATATGGCAG CTCCACCTACTGGTTGTCATAAAGGCTTTCAATACTCCGACAGCCCACCTCCTACGATTTTCACTATGGTTTCTCTGTCCAGAGGAAACACTCCTCCTGATACCACAAGGATGTTTTCAG GCTCCCCCAGCTACATTAACTCAGCCTGGTTACTGAACAGTCGCCTTCTCCGGGAAGGAAGCCGTAGAAACAGTGAGACTGAAGCCATGGACGCGACTCCACACAGCAGTCTGGTCTTTCACCCTCCAGATCTCCCAGAAGATACACTGATGGAG CAGGCTCATACAGATGCTCTGAGTGACCTGCGATTCACTTTGGCTTTTGTCCTGTGTGTCATGGAATTGGCTTCTTCCAAGGACTCTGCACTGGATtccatcagcagtcctgatgtttCTTTTCTAGAGCAGAGCTTGGTAACGGATCAAATAAGCCTCCTGAGTAAAGAATGGAG CTATGCAGAGCAGTTAGTGTTGTACATGAAAGCTGAAGAGTTTCTGTCATCAGCACTTCACAATGCTAAAGAGACTATCAAACAAGGCCAACTTCTCCCCTCTGCTACAGTCAAACAAG TGCTCAGGAAGCTGAATGAATTGTACAAGAGCTGTGTGATGTACTGTCGCACCCTCAACCATCGCCTGCAGACCTTCTTGCTTGACAAACAGAAGCTTATGGACCGCTTCAATGGACTTACAGCAGAGAAGCTCATTTACAGCCACACTGTGCACATG GTACAGTGTGCTGCTCTAGATGAGATGTTCCACTATGGCACCGCATCAGTCCAGCGCTACCACAAAGCCCTTTTGCTGATGGAGGGTCTGTCCCGGATCATCACAGAGCAGAAGGACATTGACAGCATTGATAAAT GTAAGCAGTGTATTGAGCGACGCCTTTCTGCTCTGCAGAGTTAA
- the ulk1a gene encoding serine/threonine-protein kinase ULK1a isoform X2 encodes MESVGKFEFNRKDLIGHGAFAVVFKGRHKEKRDWVVAVKCINKKNLAKSQSLLGKEIKILKELKHENIVRLLDYQEMGGCVYLVMEYCNGGDLAEYLHSKGTLSEDTIRVFLQQIGQAMKVLQSKGILHRDLKPQNILLCHPEGRRSSPINTCLKIADFGFARHLQTNTMAATLCGSPMYMAPEVIMSQNYDAKADLWSIGTIVYQCLTGKAPFYASTPQELRLFYESNRTLLPSIPKETSSNLRHLLLGLLQRNYKERIGFDEFFHHPFLETKSSTKKCSPATVVPFPSSGSVSSSSSSSTSHLASPQHSDGEMHRAPPKAQYFPTLDTPGFLLKDVANEDSRNTSTYTEDYVMVPAQFLSECTCDVEVGSPIESCLIYSGSSLVAERGLRNAGKTPPPSPLLHSPSKPVSKPVEIVRKCSPSAPIPVPTQIQNYQRIEQNLQPVGMQGSTRVTLCCASSTSPQCGGCRAPSPGFVLNSPGVGGARPLQSSPLVGITPKTSEQILPLSTRTGRLAGSPDMQDTSSPKGVNSRMPNRRRTVLDLQSLDPCPASQTHLSRKSANDSGPFKRSLSAGKLSDMLLKAAFGAHLFEEGSNESLNCEKIMDMAAPPTGCHKGFQYSDSPPPTIFTMVSLSRGNTPPDTTRMFSGSPSYINSAWLLNSRLLREGSRRNSETEAMDATPHSSLVFHPPDLPEDTLMEQAHTDALSDLRFTLAFVLCVMELASSKDSALDSISSPDVSFLEQSLVTDQISLLSKEWSYAEQLVLYMKAEEFLSSALHNAKETIKQGQLLPSATVKQVLRKLNELYKSCVMYCRTLNHRLQTFLLDKQKLMDRFNGLTAEKLIYSHTVHMVQCAALDEMFHYGTASVQRYHKALLLMEGLSRIITEQKDIDSIDKCKQCIERRLSALQS; translated from the exons atGGAGTCTGTTGGGAAGTTTGAGTTCAACAGGAAAGACCTGATTGGTCACGGCGCCTTTGCAGTTGTGTTCAAAGGCAGACATAAAGAG aAACGTGACTGGGTAGTTGCTGTAAAATGTATCAACAAGAAAAACTTGGCCAAATCTCAGTCTCTTCTTGGTAAAGAAATCAAAATATTGAAG GAActcaaacatgaaaacattgtCAGACTACTTGACTATCAG GAAATGGGAGGATGTGTGTATCTCGTCATGGAG TACTGCAATGGAGGCGACCTGGCAGAGTACCTTCACT CTAAGGGCACATTAAGTGAGGACACCATCCGAGTATTCCTGCAGCAGATCGGTCAGGCCATGAAGGTCCTGCAGAGCAAAGGCATCCTCCACAGAGACCTCAAACCCCAGAACATTTTGCTCTGCCACCCAGAGGGGCGCAGGTCCAGCCCCATCAATACATGCCTTAAGATAG CTGACTTTGGGTTTGCACGTCATCTCCAGACAAACACTATGGCGGCCACGCTGTGTGGCTCTCCTATGTACATG GCTCCTGAGGTCATCATGTCCCAAAACTATGATGCCAAGGCTGATCTGTGGAGCATAGGTACTATTGTCTACCAGTGTCTGACTGGAAAGGCACCATTTTAC gcCAGCACCCCGCAAGAGCTCCGTTTGTTTTATGAAAGCAACAGGACCCTCCTACCCAG CATCCCAAAGGAGACTTCTAGCAACCTAAGACACCTGCTGTTGGGGCTGCTGCAGAGAAATTACAAAGAACGGATTGGCTTTG ATGAGTTTTTTCACCATCCTTTCTTGGAGACGAAGTCatccacaaagaaat GCTCTCCAGCTACCGTGGTCCCCTTCCCCAGTTCAGGCTCGGTCAGTTCCTCTAGCAGCTCCTCCACATCCCATCTGGCCTCTCCTCAA CATTCCGATGGAGAAATGCACCGAGCTCCGCCCAAAGCGCAGTATTTCCCTACACTGGACACCCCCGGCTTCCTGCTGAAAGATGTAGCCAATGAAGACAGTAGGAATACCTCAACTTACACAGAGGACTATGTCATGGTGCCTGCCCAGTTTCTAA GCGAGTGCACATGTGATGTCGAAGTTGGGTCACCCATTGAGAGTTGCCTCATATACAGTGG GAGCTCACTAGTGGCTGAAAGAGGACTCAGAAATGCAGGAAAGACTCCTCCACCCTCGCCCCTTCTACACTCTCCTTCCAAGCCTGTTAG CAAGCCTGTTGAAATCGTTCGTAAATGCAGCCCCTCAGCACCCATTCCTGTCCCAACTCAAATCCAAAACTACCAGCGTATTGAACAGAACCTGCAACCTGTCGGCATGCAAGGCTCCACCAG GGTCACACTCTGCTGTGCTAGCAGCACCTCCCCACAATGTGGAGGCTGTAGAGCTCCAAGTCCAGGTTTTGTCCTCAACTCCCCAGGGGTTGGAGGAGCCCGACCCCTGCAGTCCTCCCCACTAG TGGGAATTACCCCAAAGACCTCAGAGCAGATTCTCCCGCTCAGCACAAGAACTGGACGGCTCGCTGGCTCTCCTGACATGCAGGACACCTCCAGTCCCAAG GGGGTTAATTCAAGAATGCCAAACCGAAGGAGGACAGTCCTAGACCTGCAATCCCTTGACCCATGTCCTGCTTCCCAGACCCACCTCAGCAGGAAATCAGCCAATGACAGTGGGCCTTTTAAAAG ATCACTGAGTGCAGGCAAGCTGTCTGACATGCTACTGAAGGCGGCCTTTGGAGCTCacctttttgaagagggaagCAACGAGAGCCTCAACTGTGAGAAAATCATGGATATGGCAG CTCCACCTACTGGTTGTCATAAAGGCTTTCAATACTCCGACAGCCCACCTCCTACGATTTTCACTATGGTTTCTCTGTCCAGAGGAAACACTCCTCCTGATACCACAAGGATGTTTTCAG GCTCCCCCAGCTACATTAACTCAGCCTGGTTACTGAACAGTCGCCTTCTCCGGGAAGGAAGCCGTAGAAACAGTGAGACTGAAGCCATGGACGCGACTCCACACAGCAGTCTGGTCTTTCACCCTCCAGATCTCCCAGAAGATACACTGATGGAG CAGGCTCATACAGATGCTCTGAGTGACCTGCGATTCACTTTGGCTTTTGTCCTGTGTGTCATGGAATTGGCTTCTTCCAAGGACTCTGCACTGGATtccatcagcagtcctgatgtttCTTTTCTAGAGCAGAGCTTGGTAACGGATCAAATAAGCCTCCTGAGTAAAGAATGGAG CTATGCAGAGCAGTTAGTGTTGTACATGAAAGCTGAAGAGTTTCTGTCATCAGCACTTCACAATGCTAAAGAGACTATCAAACAAGGCCAACTTCTCCCCTCTGCTACAGTCAAACAAG TGCTCAGGAAGCTGAATGAATTGTACAAGAGCTGTGTGATGTACTGTCGCACCCTCAACCATCGCCTGCAGACCTTCTTGCTTGACAAACAGAAGCTTATGGACCGCTTCAATGGACTTACAGCAGAGAAGCTCATTTACAGCCACACTGTGCACATG GTACAGTGTGCTGCTCTAGATGAGATGTTCCACTATGGCACCGCATCAGTCCAGCGCTACCACAAAGCCCTTTTGCTGATGGAGGGTCTGTCCCGGATCATCACAGAGCAGAAGGACATTGACAGCATTGATAAAT GTAAGCAGTGTATTGAGCGACGCCTTTCTGCTCTGCAGAGTTAA